The following are from one region of the Ornithorhynchus anatinus isolate Pmale09 chromosome X1, mOrnAna1.pri.v4, whole genome shotgun sequence genome:
- the LSM7 gene encoding U6 snRNA-associated Sm-like protein LSm7: MSRVTGQRPAASPEEEDLVRGERAAKRGANMADKEKKKKESILDLSKYIDKTIRVKFQGGREASGILKGFDPLLNLVLDGTIEYMRDPDDQYKLTEDTRQLGLVVCRGTSVVLICPQDGMEAIPNPFIQQQDG; the protein is encoded by the exons ATGTCACGCGTTACCGGGCAACGTCCTGCCGCGAGCCCGGAAGAGGAGGACCTAGTGCGAGGGGAAAGGGCGGCGAAGAGGGGCGCCAATATGGCG gacaaagagaagaagaagaaggagagcatCCTCGACCTGTCAAAGTACATCGATAAAACCATCCGAGTGAAATTCCAGGGCGGCCGCGAAG CCAGTGGAATTTTGAAAGGTTTTGATCCTCTCCTCAACCTGGTCCTTGATGGTACTATTGAATACATGAGAG ACCCAGACGATCAATACAAGCTCACTGAGGACACACGTCAGCTGGGACTGGTGGTCTGCAGAGGGACTTCTGTAGTCCTTATCTGCCCTCAGGATGGCATGGAGGCCATTCCAAACCCTTTCATTCAGCAGCAAGATGGGTAG